The following proteins are co-located in the Microcystis wesenbergii NRERC-220 genome:
- a CDS encoding Calx-beta domain-containing protein, giving the protein MSRQTNLNQSVVFLDAGVTDYQSLQAGVIPGIATVILSAKEDGIEQITAFLQQNPQITTIHLVSHGAPGCLYLGNCQLNLTNIYDYRQQLQNWAKINRILLYGCQVAAGDAGEEFIEKLHQLTGATVMASATPTGSSRGGGDWELEVIVSPAESEQDLNISLAFNGETLATYQGVFTLSLVGNYDTPGNAYGVYVVGNYAYVADFSLGLQIIDISTPTNPTLIGNYDTSGFAMDVQIVGNYAYVADYASGLQIIDISNPTNPTLTGNYSDWPLGSAYGLEVVGNYAYVASDYQGLTIIDISNPSNPTLIGNYDTSSRALEVQVIGNYAYVADYESGLQIIDVSNPENPTLKGNYDTPGIASDVEVVGNYAYVADGWDGGLQIIDISNPTNPTLKGNYDTNGVAGDVEVVGNYAYLTDDMAGLKIIDISNPTNPTLIDYYNDFSTVAYGVEVVGNYAYLADYFDGLKIIDVSNFNNPSPLPSVTLAVSTTSVTEDGTTNLVYTFTRTGDTTNPLTVNYTVGGTATFNTDYSQTGAASFPSFPSETRTVTFAANSATATVTVDPTADTTVEDDETVSLTLTSGTDYTVGTTTPVTGTILNDDTRVTLQVSPSLVTEDGTTNLAYFFYREGVTTNALTVNYTVGGTATLNTDYSQTGAASFNGTTGTVTFAANANNATVTIDPTVDNIADPDETVTLTLASGTGYTVGTTTTVTGTINDDINPPIPTFISKYDTPGWAFGVEVVGNYAYLADYDSGLQIIDISNPTNPIFKGNYDTDGAWDVEVVGNYAYLADGSSGLQIINISNPTNPTFIGNYDNFSAVGDVQVVGNYAYLANGNSLLQIIDISNPTNPILKGSYDDSSGFADGVQVVGNYAYIADYFSGLQIIDISNPTNPILKGNYYSSGNARDVEVVGNYAYLADYDSGLQIIDISNPTNPILKGNYYSSGEATDVQVVGNYAYLAAGGGGLQIIDISNPTNPTIKGNYQNNYDYAFDVKVVGSYAYVAAREGGLQIIDVSEFTNPQTVTLAVSPSSVTEDGTTNLVYTFTRTGSTTSALTANYTVGGTATNGTDYTSIPTSVTFAAGSATATVTVDPTADTTVESDETVALTLASGTGYTVGTTTAVTGTITNDDFPSITLAVSPSSVTEDGTTNLVYTFTRTGSTTSALTANYTVGGTATNGTDYTSIPTSVTFAAGSATATVIVDPTADTTVESDETVALTLASGTGYTVGTTTAVTGTITNDDFPSITLAVSPSSVNEDGTTNLVYTFTRTGSTTSALTANYTVGGTATFSTDYTQTGAASYTSTTGTVNFLAGSATATVIVDPTADTTVESDETVALTLASGTGYTVGTTTAVTGTITNDDFPSITLAVSPSSVTEDGTTNLVYTFTRTGSTTSALTANYTVGGTATFSTDYTQTGAASYTSTTGTVNFLAGSATATVIVDPTADTTVESDETVALTLASGTGYTVGTTTAVTGTITNDDFPSITLAVSPSSVTEDGTTNLVYTFTRTGSTTSALTANYTVGGTATNGTDYTSIPTSVTFAAGSATATVIVDPTADTTVESDETVALTLASGTGYTVGTTTAVTGTITNDDFPSITLAVSPSSVNEDGTTNLVYTFTRTGSTTSALTANYTVGGTATFSTDYTQTGAASYTSTTGTVNFLAGSATATVIVDPTADTTVESDETVALTLASGTGYTVGTTTAVTGTITNDDFPSITLAVSPSSVTEDGTTNLVYTFTRTGSTTSALTANYTVGGTATNGTDYTSIPTSVTFAAGSATATVTVDPTADTTVESDETVALTLTSGTGYTVGTTTAVTGTITNDDFPSITLAVSPASVTEDGTTNLVYTFTRTGSTTSALTANYTVGGTATNGTDYTSIPTSVTFAAGSSTATVTVDPTADTTVESDETVILTLASGTGYTVGTTTAVTGTITNDDFPQLSINDITVVEGKDSNAILTVTVDNPNPQQITVNYTTTAIDATANVDYTSQTGTLTIAPNTATATISIPILNDNLNEADEAFTVTLSNPVNATINPEEAIGQVIITDTLQSAITRTLPNNVENLRLIGSNNINGTGNAGDNKITGNSGNNILAGANGNDIYCFNASTPLGSDIIQETTTGGIDTLDFTGTNTAVRVNLGITTNQTVVTNNLRLTFSANNTIENIIGDSGNDRLTGNSLNNTLTGGGGNDQLTGQDGNDSLIGGSGDDLLTGGNGSDNFIFNSSNLGIDAISDFTPGSDKIVLSKAIFSALQSSIGNGFSQAAEFASVADDDLVATSSAFIVYSNSSGSIYYNQNGSAAGLGSGSEFANLLTVPTLIAADFTLIN; this is encoded by the coding sequence ATGTCTCGCCAAACCAATCTCAACCAGTCCGTAGTTTTCCTCGATGCTGGTGTCACCGATTATCAAAGTCTCCAAGCTGGAGTAATCCCCGGAATCGCCACCGTTATTCTCTCTGCCAAGGAAGACGGAATCGAGCAAATCACCGCTTTTTTACAACAAAATCCCCAGATTACCACCATTCACCTCGTTTCCCATGGTGCGCCTGGATGCTTATATTTAGGGAATTGTCAACTTAATTTAACAAATATTTACGATTACCGCCAACAGTTACAGAATTGGGCAAAGATTAATCGTATTCTACTGTACGGTTGTCAGGTAGCAGCGGGAGATGCAGGGGAAGAGTTTATTGAGAAGTTACATCAGTTGACGGGTGCGACGGTGATGGCTTCAGCGACACCTACGGGAAGTAGTCGAGGGGGAGGAGATTGGGAGTTAGAGGTAATAGTTTCTCCCGCTGAAAGTGAGCAAGATTTGAATATTTCCTTGGCGTTTAATGGAGAGACTTTAGCTACTTATCAGGGAGTATTTACTCTTTCTTTAGTGGGTAATTATGATACTCCTGGCAATGCTTATGGGGTTTATGTAGTGGGAAACTATGCTTATGTAGCTGATTTTAGTTTAGGGCTGCAAATCATCGACATCAGCACCCCTACTAACCCCACTCTCATTGGCAATTATGATACTTCTGGCTTCGCTATGGATGTGCAAATAGTCGGCAATTACGCTTATGTAGCTGATTATGCGTCAGGACTGCAAATCATCGACATCAGTAACCCCACTAACCCCACTCTGACAGGCAATTATTCTGATTGGCCTCTTGGTTCGGCTTATGGGCTGGAGGTAGTGGGAAACTACGCTTATGTAGCTAGTGATTATCAAGGACTGACAATCATCGACATCAGCAATCCAAGCAACCCCACTCTCATCGGCAATTATGATACTTCTAGTCGAGCTTTGGAAGTCCAAGTAATCGGTAATTACGCTTATGTAGCTGATTATGAGTCAGGACTGCAAATTATCGATGTCAGTAACCCGGAAAACCCCACTCTGAAAGGTAATTATGATACTCCTGGCATTGCTAGTGATGTGGAAGTAGTAGGCAACTACGCTTATGTAGCTGATGGTTGGGATGGAGGACTGCAAATCATCGACATCAGCAACCCCACTAACCCAACTCTCAAAGGCAATTATGATACTAACGGCGTTGCTGGTGATGTGGAAGTAGTGGGGAACTACGCTTATTTAACTGATGATATGGCAGGACTGAAAATCATTGACATTAGCAACCCGACTAACCCCACTCTCATCGACTATTACAATGATTTTTCTACCGTTGCTTATGGTGTGGAAGTAGTGGGGAATTACGCATATCTAGCTGATTATTTTGACGGTTTAAAGATTATTGATGTCAGTAACTTCAATAACCCATCGCCTTTACCAAGTGTCACCTTAGCAGTTTCCACCACCAGTGTTACTGAAGATGGAACAACTAATTTAGTTTACACTTTCACCCGCACAGGAGACACAACCAATCCCTTAACCGTCAACTATACAGTCGGGGGGACAGCTACCTTTAACACAGATTACAGTCAAACTGGTGCAGCCAGTTTCCCAAGTTTCCCAAGTGAAACACGGACAGTGACTTTTGCTGCTAATTCTGCGACTGCTACTGTAACAGTTGACCCCACGGCTGATACAACTGTTGAAGATGACGAAACCGTCAGCTTAACCCTCACTTCTGGGACTGACTATACAGTTGGAACAACTACTCCAGTGACGGGGACGATTCTCAATGATGATACCCGTGTTACTCTTCAGGTTTCTCCTAGTCTTGTTACCGAAGATGGGACAACCAACTTAGCTTACTTCTTCTACCGCGAGGGTGTAACAACCAATGCTTTGACAGTTAACTATACAGTTGGGGGGACAGCTACCCTTAATACAGACTACAGCCAAACCGGTGCAGCGAGTTTTAATGGGACAACAGGGACAGTGACTTTCGCCGCTAATGCTAATAATGCTACCGTAACAATTGACCCGACAGTAGATAATATAGCTGACCCGGATGAAACTGTAACTTTAACCCTCGCTTCGGGGACTGGTTATACAGTGGGGACAACCACCACAGTGACGGGAACAATTAATGACGATATCAACCCCCCTATCCCCACTTTCATCAGCAAATATGATACTCCTGGATGGGCTTTTGGTGTGGAAGTAGTGGGAAATTACGCATATTTGGCTGATTATGATTCAGGACTGCAAATCATCGACATCAGTAACCCCACTAACCCCATTTTCAAAGGCAATTATGATACTGACGGCGCTTGGGATGTGGAAGTAGTGGGGAATTACGCATATCTAGCTGATGGGAGTTCAGGACTACAAATTATCAACATCAGTAACCCCACCAACCCCACTTTCATCGGTAATTATGACAATTTTAGTGCAGTCGGTGATGTGCAAGTAGTGGGGAATTACGCATATTTGGCTAATGGGAATTCATTACTGCAAATCATCGATATCAGCAATCCCACCAACCCCATATTAAAAGGCAGTTATGATGATAGTTCTGGTTTTGCTGATGGTGTACAGGTAGTGGGGAATTATGCTTATATAGCTGATTATTTTTCAGGACTGCAAATCATCGACATTAGCAATCCCACCAACCCCATATTAAAAGGCAATTATTATAGTTCCGGTAATGCTAGGGATGTGGAAGTAGTGGGAAATTACGCATATTTGGCTGATTATGATTCAGGATTGCAAATCATCGACATCAGCAATCCCACCAACCCCATATTAAAAGGCAATTATTATAGTTCCGGCGAGGCTACTGATGTGCAAGTAGTAGGGAATTACGCATATCTAGCTGCTGGAGGAGGTGGACTGCAAATCATCGACATCAGCAACCCTACTAATCCCACTATCAAAGGTAATTATCAAAACAACTATGACTATGCTTTTGATGTGAAAGTAGTCGGTAGTTATGCTTATGTAGCTGCGCGTGAAGGCGGATTGCAGATTATTGATGTGAGTGAGTTTACCAATCCACAAACTGTTACTCTTGCTGTCTCTCCCAGTAGTGTGACAGAAGATGGGACAACTAACTTAGTCTATACCTTCACTCGTACTGGTTCTACTACCAGCGCCTTAACCGCTAACTATACAGTTGGGGGAACAGCTACTAATGGAACCGATTACACTTCTATTCCCACCAGTGTCACCTTTGCTGCTGGTTCAGCGACTGCTACTGTAACAGTTGACCCCACTGCTGATACTACAGTAGAAAGTGATGAAACTGTTGCTTTAACTCTTGCTTCTGGGACTGGTTATACAGTTGGGACAACTACCGCAGTGACGGGGACGATTACCAATGATGATTTCCCTAGTATTACTCTTGCTGTCTCTCCCAGTAGTGTGACAGAAGATGGGACAACTAACTTAGTCTATACCTTTACTCGTACCGGTTCTACTACCAGCGCCTTAACCGCTAACTATACAGTTGGGGGAACAGCTACTAATGGAACCGATTACACTTCTATTCCCACCAGTGTCACCTTTGCTGCTGGTTCAGCGACTGCTACTGTAATAGTTGACCCCACTGCTGATACTACAGTAGAAAGTGATGAAACTGTTGCTTTAACTCTTGCTTCTGGGACTGGTTATACAGTTGGGACAACTACCGCAGTGACGGGGACGATTACCAATGATGATTTCCCTAGTATTACTCTTGCGGTTTCTCCCAGTAGTGTCAATGAAGACGGGACAACTAACTTAGTCTATACCTTCACTCGTACTGGTTCTACTACCAGCGCCTTAACCGCTAACTATACAGTTGGGGGAACAGCTACTTTTAGCACAGATTACACTCAAACCGGTGCAGCTAGTTATACCAGTACAACTGGGACAGTGAATTTTCTGGCTGGTTCAGCGACTGCTACTGTAATAGTTGACCCCACTGCTGATACTACAGTAGAAAGTGATGAAACTGTTGCTTTAACTCTTGCTTCTGGGACTGGTTATACAGTTGGGACAACTACCGCAGTGACGGGGACGATTACCAATGATGATTTCCCTAGTATTACTCTTGCTGTCTCTCCCAGTAGTGTGACAGAAGATGGGACAACTAACTTAGTCTATACCTTCACTCGTACTGGTTCTACTACCAGCGCCTTAACCGCTAACTATACAGTTGGGGGAACAGCTACTTTTAGCACAGATTACACTCAAACCGGTGCAGCTAGTTATACCAGTACAACTGGGACAGTGAATTTTCTGGCTGGTTCAGCGACTGCTACTGTAATAGTTGACCCCACTGCTGATACTACAGTAGAAAGTGATGAAACTGTTGCTTTAACTCTTGCTTCTGGGACTGGTTATACAGTTGGGACAACTACCGCAGTGACGGGGACGATTACCAATGATGATTTCCCTAGTATTACTCTTGCTGTCTCTCCCAGTAGTGTGACAGAAGATGGGACAACTAACTTAGTCTATACCTTTACTCGTACCGGTTCTACTACCAGCGCCTTAACCGCTAACTATACAGTTGGGGGAACAGCTACTAATGGAACCGATTACACTTCTATTCCCACCAGTGTCACCTTTGCTGCTGGTTCAGCGACTGCTACTGTAATAGTTGACCCCACTGCTGATACTACAGTAGAAAGTGATGAAACTGTTGCTTTAACTCTTGCTTCTGGGACTGGTTATACAGTTGGGACAACTACCGCAGTGACGGGGACGATTACCAATGATGATTTCCCTAGTATTACTCTTGCGGTTTCTCCCAGTAGTGTCAATGAAGACGGGACAACTAACTTAGTCTATACCTTCACTCGTACTGGTTCTACTACCAGCGCCTTAACCGCTAACTATACAGTTGGGGGAACAGCTACTTTTAGCACAGATTACACTCAAACCGGTGCAGCTAGTTATACCAGTACAACTGGGACAGTGAATTTTCTGGCTGGTTCAGCGACTGCTACTGTAATAGTTGACCCCACTGCTGATACTACAGTAGAAAGTGATGAAACTGTTGCTTTAACTCTTGCTTCTGGGACTGGTTATACAGTTGGGACAACTACCGCAGTGACGGGGACGATTACCAATGATGATTTCCCTAGTATTACTCTTGCTGTCTCTCCCAGTAGTGTGACAGAAGATGGGACAACTAACTTAGTCTATACCTTCACTCGTACTGGTTCTACTACCAGCGCCTTAACCGCTAACTATACAGTTGGGGGAACAGCTACTAATGGAACCGATTACACTTCTATTCCCACCAGTGTCACCTTTGCTGCTGGTTCAGCGACTGCTACTGTAACAGTTGACCCCACTGCTGATACTACAGTAGAAAGTGATGAAACTGTTGCTTTAACTCTTACTTCTGGGACTGGTTATACAGTTGGGACAACTACCGCAGTGACGGGGACGATTACCAATGATGATTTCCCCAGTATTACTCTTGCTGTCTCTCCCGCAAGCGTAACTGAAGATGGGACAACTAACTTAGTCTATACCTTTACTCGTACCGGTTCTACTACCAGCGCCTTAACCGCTAACTATACAGTTGGGGGAACAGCTACTAATGGAACCGATTACACTTCTATTCCCACCAGTGTCACCTTTGCTGCTGGTTCATCCACTGCTACTGTAACAGTTGACCCCACTGCTGATACTACAGTAGAAAGTGATGAAACTGTTATTTTAACTCTTGCTTCTGGGACTGGTTATACAGTTGGGACAACTACCGCAGTGACGGGGACAATTACCAATGATGATTTCCCCCAACTCTCCATCAATGACATCACCGTGGTGGAAGGTAAAGATAGTAATGCAATCCTCACCGTTACGGTTGATAACCCCAATCCACAACAAATTACTGTCAACTATACCACTACAGCCATTGATGCTACCGCCAATGTAGATTACACTAGCCAGACAGGAACCCTCACCATTGCACCTAATACTGCCACCGCTACTATTAGCATTCCCATCCTCAATGATAACCTCAACGAAGCCGATGAAGCCTTTACAGTAACCCTATCAAATCCCGTTAATGCTACCATCAATCCCGAGGAAGCAATTGGACAAGTAATTATTACTGACACCCTACAAAGCGCAATTACTCGCACCTTACCCAACAATGTCGAAAACCTCAGACTAATTGGCAGTAATAATATTAACGGTACAGGTAACGCTGGTGACAATAAAATCACCGGAAATAGCGGTAACAATATCCTCGCTGGTGCTAATGGTAACGATATTTACTGTTTCAATGCTTCAACCCCATTAGGAAGCGATATCATCCAAGAAACTACCACCGGCGGTATCGATACCCTCGACTTTACTGGGACAAATACCGCAGTAAGAGTTAACTTAGGGATTACTACAAACCAAACCGTCGTCACCAATAATCTAAGATTGACTTTTTCGGCAAATAACACCATCGAAAATATTATTGGCGATAGCGGTAATGACCGACTAACCGGGAATAGCCTTAATAATACTCTAACTGGTGGTGGCGGCAACGATCAATTAACCGGTCAAGACGGAAACGATAGTTTAATTGGTGGTTCCGGCGATGATTTACTCACTGGTGGTAATGGTAGCGATAACTTTATCTTCAACAGTAGTAATTTAGGAATCGATGCCATCAGCGATTTCACCCCAGGCAGTGATAAAATAGTATTAAGTAAAGCCATCTTTTCCGCTTTGCAAAGTAGCATTGGCAATGGCTTCAGTCAAGCGGCTGAATTTGCCAGCGTCGCTGACGATGATTTAGTCGCCACTAGCAGTGCTTTTATCGTTTACAGTAACAGCAGTGGCAGTATCTACTACAATCAAAATGGTAGTGCTGCTGGCTTAGGAAGTGGCTCTGAATTTGCCAATTTGTTGACTGTTCCTACCCTGATAGCGGCTGATTTCACACTGATAAATTAA